From a single Streptomyces sannanensis genomic region:
- a CDS encoding ISL3 family transposase — translation MLAACEELFLLLPHLAGIPVECMEVRDGRVVIEASTPEDVPVLCPGCQAPSGRVHSRYGRRLADAPCGGRGVVIELSVRRLFCDNGECRRVTFAEQIDGLTSRYGRRTPVLQRMLAALGVVVAARAVARLALLLGVVVSRTTVLRLVMALPDPAWTTPRVLGIDEFATRKGHRYGTILVDCESHQPLDLLPDRDADSVAAWLREYPGIEIICRDRAQVFADRARTGAPNAQHCADKWHVWHNLAEAVERLVSRHRALLRDLVETFPEPERPEPEPAQVETVKATEEPSEPYPQGKFLDRLRDTHAAVRAQVEQGLSLREIARRLGLGRNTVRKYARAASPEAMLHGQWQNRTSKLDAFKPYLDQRIAEGCTNVSRLHREL, via the coding sequence ATGCTGGCCGCGTGTGAAGAACTCTTCCTTCTGCTTCCGCATCTCGCCGGGATACCCGTCGAGTGCATGGAGGTGCGGGACGGCCGCGTGGTGATCGAAGCGTCGACGCCGGAAGACGTCCCCGTACTCTGCCCGGGCTGCCAGGCGCCGTCTGGGCGGGTGCACAGCCGGTACGGACGGCGCCTGGCGGACGCGCCGTGCGGCGGGCGGGGCGTGGTGATTGAACTGTCGGTGCGCCGGCTGTTCTGCGACAACGGCGAGTGCCGGCGGGTGACGTTCGCCGAGCAGATAGACGGGCTGACCAGCCGCTACGGCCGGCGCACGCCCGTCCTGCAGCGGATGCTCGCCGCGCTGGGCGTCGTCGTGGCCGCCCGCGCCGTGGCCCGTCTGGCGCTGCTACTCGGCGTCGTGGTCAGCCGGACGACCGTCCTGCGCCTGGTCATGGCGTTGCCGGACCCGGCCTGGACGACCCCGCGCGTGCTGGGCATCGACGAGTTCGCCACCAGGAAGGGCCACCGGTACGGCACCATCTTGGTCGACTGCGAGTCCCACCAGCCCCTGGACCTGCTGCCCGACCGCGACGCGGACAGCGTCGCCGCCTGGCTACGCGAGTACCCCGGCATCGAGATCATCTGCCGCGACCGCGCGCAGGTCTTCGCCGACAGAGCCCGCACAGGCGCCCCAAACGCCCAGCACTGCGCGGACAAATGGCACGTCTGGCACAACCTCGCCGAGGCCGTCGAACGCCTCGTCTCCCGCCACCGCGCCCTACTGCGCGACCTGGTCGAAACCTTCCCTGAACCCGAGCGACCGGAACCAGAGCCCGCACAGGTCGAGACGGTCAAAGCGACCGAGGAACCGTCCGAGCCCTACCCGCAGGGGAAGTTCCTCGACCGGCTCCGCGACACCCACGCCGCAGTCCGGGCCCAGGTAGAGCAGGGCCTGAGTCTGCGCGAGATCGCCAGACGCCTCGGTCTCGGGCGCAACACCGTCCGCAAGTACGCCCGCGCGGCCAGTCCAGAGGCGATGCTGCACGGCCAGTGGCAGAACCGGACCAGCAAGCTCGACGCCTTCAAGCCCTACCTCGATCAGCGCATCGCCGAGGGCTGCACAAACGTGTCCCGGCTCCATCGCGAGCTGTAA
- a CDS encoding transposase — MRHPDHLRQDDQQQLKNLLARSPELTAAAGHVRTFATIMTNREGDRLRHWIADVCADEQCGLAGFAAGLIPDLDAVVYGMSTDWSSGPVEGRVNDLKALKRSMFGRAKPPLLRKRLLLIAASRRP; from the coding sequence ATGCGCCACCCGGACCACCTACGCCAAGACGACCAGCAGCAGCTCAAGAACCTGCTGGCCCGCTCACCCGAGCTCACGGCCGCCGCAGGCCACGTCCGCACCTTCGCGACCATCATGACCAACCGCGAAGGAGACCGGCTGCGGCACTGGATCGCCGACGTCTGCGCGGACGAGCAGTGCGGCCTGGCCGGCTTCGCCGCCGGACTGATCCCCGACCTCGACGCCGTCGTCTATGGCATGAGCACCGACTGGTCCTCCGGGCCCGTCGAGGGCCGCGTCAACGACCTGAAAGCCCTCAAGCGCAGCATGTTCGGCAGAGCGAAACCACCGCTGCTGCGCAAGCGGCTCCTCCTGATCGCGGCCAGCCGCCGACCCTAA